In Leishmania donovani BPK282A1 complete genome, chromosome 18, a genomic segment contains:
- a CDS encoding vacuolar ATP synthase subunit c, putative, protein MFLKHSVISSLKIHFSSVHRKAYTGRIISLREMTESFVILALPYLQQSQDSLQSAQYEALVRQMGPLGQTFRHFFIPSLKIGTLDSLMEASDELAKLDPMMENTLQKLIGLMEETSGKPRSVVTTFRINQTQEMSSAGYIKNFLWSTAQFDPKETIQNLIEKFSRINATADERVRVMLAEYNETRNKLIAANRKGEGNLSIRPIRELVALYNRDYQCFVDTELLATVFVAVPVAAQKEWMATYWKMNEYVCPQSNRVVAEDKEYVLNSIVMFRKVMDDVKTACRKKRYVIREVEGTDDLSSAELRSLQQRAEKEKKALYTLLWQQYCTCYVAWIHLKAVRVFIEALLKFGLPPRFIAVVLQVPADKEAEIRKRIAQVYPDLTTPLANDVTVDTGALQQEYPYVSLKVTNVQK, encoded by the coding sequence ATGTTTTTGAAACATTCAGTTATCTCCTCGCTCAAAATCCACTTCTCGTCCGTACACCGCAAGGCCTACACAGGCAGAATAATCTCCCTTCGAGAGATGACCGAGAGTTTTGTAATTCTTGCGCTGCCATACTTGCAGCAGTCGCAGGATTCCCTGCAGTCTGCTCAATATGAAGCGCTTGTGCGTCAGATGGGACCTCTGGGACAGACGTTTCGCCACTTTTTTATCCCCAGCCTCAAGATCGGAACGTTGGACTCTCTCATGGAGGCAAGCGATGAGTTAGCGAAACTGGATCCAATGATGGAAAATACTCTGCAGAAGCTGATTGGGCTGATGGAGGAAACGTCCGGAAAGCCGCGCAGTGTAGTCACGACGTTCCGAATCAACCAAACTCAGGAAATGTCGTCCGCTGGCTACATCAAGAACTTCCTGTGGAGCACTGCGCAGTTCGACCCCAAGGAGACAATTCAGAACCTAATAGAGAAATTTTCCCGAATCAACGCTACAGCTGATGAGCGTGTCCGTGTCATGCTGGCGGAGTACAATGAAACTCGCAACAAACTCATAGCGGCGAACCGGAAGGGTGAGGGAAACCTGTCCATCCGCCCAATTCGGGAGCTAGTCGCTCTCTATAATCGGGACTATCAGTGCTTTGTCGACACGGAGTTGTTGGCCACCGTTTTCGTAGCGGTACCTGTGGCGGCTCAAAAGGAATGGATGGCGACTTACTGGAAGATGAACGAGTATGTGTGCCCGCAGTCGAACCGTGTTGTGGCCGAAGACAAGGAATACGTGCTCAACAGCATTGTTATGTTCCGGAAAGTCATGGATGATGTAAAGACGGCGTGCCGAAAGAAGCGTTATGTTATCCGCGAAGTGGAGGGCACCGACGACCTTTCTTCCGCCGAGTTGCGGAGCCTGCAGCAGAGGGCtgaaaaggagaagaaggcgctTTACACGCTTCTGTGGCAGCAGTATTGCACCTGTTATGTTGCCTGGATCCACCTCAAGGCGGTGAGGGTGTTTATCGAGGCGCTTCTGAAGTTCGGACTCCCGCCGCGCTTCATtgctgtggtgctgcaggtgccTGCGGATAAGGAGGCCGAAATCCGCAAGCGCATTGCGCAGGTGTACCCCGATTTGACGACGCCGTTGGCGAATGATGTGACTGTTGATACTGGTGCTTTACAGCAGGAGTACCCCTATGTTTCCTTGAAAGTGACGAACGTGCAAAAGTAG